From the genome of Candidatus Dormiibacterota bacterium, one region includes:
- a CDS encoding CHAP domain-containing protein, translated as MNRTVGVTLRLTVGGGAIFAFGFGALASLPQRPITAAAAATLVPLSTPIEQMDLPRPHQARAAVMIYVLATPEATQVVTTQQRAPLAARPMGSAHQAPAVRPVSGGGNGFSYGYCTWWVAHKRTIPWRGNGYEWWWNARAFGFVEGPTPRAGAVMVMGISGTSPQGHVGYVESVNPDGSFVVSEMNWWGVPGGGWNRVDYRTVTSMRGVLGFIY; from the coding sequence GTGAATCGCACCGTTGGTGTGACCTTGCGTCTAACGGTCGGGGGAGGAGCGATCTTCGCATTTGGCTTCGGCGCGCTGGCGTCCCTGCCGCAACGGCCGATCACGGCCGCCGCCGCCGCCACGTTGGTCCCGCTTTCGACGCCCATCGAACAGATGGACCTACCCAGGCCGCACCAGGCTCGCGCGGCCGTCATGATCTATGTCCTCGCCACACCGGAGGCAACCCAAGTCGTCACGACCCAGCAGCGGGCGCCGCTGGCCGCGCGGCCAATGGGGAGCGCCCACCAAGCACCGGCGGTGCGTCCCGTCTCGGGTGGCGGCAATGGCTTTAGCTATGGCTATTGCACCTGGTGGGTGGCGCACAAGCGCACCATCCCCTGGCGGGGAAATGGCTACGAGTGGTGGTGGAACGCACGGGCGTTCGGCTTCGTCGAGGGACCCACACCGCGGGCCGGCGCCGTCATGGTGATGGGCATCAGCGGCACGTCGCCGCAGGGCCACGTGGGCTATGTCGAGTCGGTCAACCCCGACGGCTCATTCGTGGTCTCGGAGATGAACTGGTGGGGCGTTCCGGGTGGTGGCTGGAACCGCGTCGACTACCGAACGGTGACCTCGATGCGTGGCGTCCTGGGCTTCATCTACTAG